Proteins encoded in a region of the Zea mays cultivar B73 chromosome 2, Zm-B73-REFERENCE-NAM-5.0, whole genome shotgun sequence genome:
- the LOC109944429 gene encoding GPN-loop GTPase 3-like isoform X1 has translation MMIILCLIALIELFTHVPVLRNFVEHLKRKIFNVCAVYLLDSRFVSDVTKYISGCMASLSAMIQLELPHINILSKMDLISNKKDVEEYLDPNAQVLLSQLNRQMAPWFGKLNKCLAELVDDYSMVNFIPLDLRKESIIQYVLSSIGTCIQYGEDADVKVRDFEEDED, from the exons ATGATGATTATCTTGTGTTTGATTGCCCTG ATTGAACTCTTCACACATGTTCCAGTTCTGCGGAACTTTGTCGAGCACCTGAAACGGAAAATTTTCAACGTTTGCGCTGTTTACCTTCTTGATTCACGG TTTGTCAGCGATGTAACAAAATACATTAGTGGTTGCATGGCTTCTCTATCTGCTATGATTCAGCTTGAACTTCCTCATATCAACATCCTTTCAAAGATGGATCTGATCTCCAACAAAAAAGATGTAGAAGA GTACCTGGACCCAAATGCACAGGTTCTTCTTTCACAGCTGAATCGGCAGATGGCACCTTGGTTTGGCAAGTTGAACAAGTGTTTAGCTGAACTG GTTGATGATTACAGCATGGTTAATTTCATTCCACttgatttgagaaaggaaagcat CATACAATATGTGCTATCTTCTATCGGCACCTGTATCCAATATGGGGAAGATGCAGATGTGAAGGTCAGGGACTTCGAAGAAGACGAAGACTAA
- the LOC103649371 gene encoding uncharacterized protein isoform X2 has translation MTNARRNINDAPINAYEQQRIAIIAENKRKLASLNIPTLKTAGPSEKRTKRTHDTSVVATEGHNLRARPQRNYNGNENIQIAEDLVINQSDGDFLCDNEDFEDIPKKRAGKGRGITRLDDIFARKSDMPKIKITLNEHGQPVGKDCRKFSSAIGCLVRKKLSVACADWRLVPAEKKYEVWTSIKEIYDIDAAAFNWFLASAGRKWKEFKATLKEQYFNEKLTNEELKTKVGDRVDDDAWNFLTEYWMSPNFDARTEIAKVNRSKLEQHHTSGSKSFACSGHEMEKKLGRPPRRDELYIKTHTRKNGVPLGPAEPIINKLKAIVEARPELKERSIQQGDAFAAVCGEKEPRGRVRVLGLGPTPQEVGTPGLKCYTPTRLQMEVFARKKLESEKAALEKRIADMQEEMMERERQNVEMGSHNDSNSRLHSQSPREEHIHQAHDAQFQEDDASLDNHCEEDEYVFLPRGGNIRPTSVTTTRPRIVSATRFSHDALVGEDGAQTSVPPNECNPIQPKRATTSVWPRNDAATRFSHDVRPRNDAATRFSHDVQLRNDTATHFSHDALVGEDVILYAMLRSDPVAKGTITSTNPNTVLGGENLGTQFCEVVVNVVLKRDADLPRPYDHMETMGDAYMMPVAWPYKRMKVSKASKSSHVATGNSGIC, from the exons ATGACAAATGCAAGAAGAAACATTAATGATGCCCCTATAAATGCGTACGAGCAGCAACGGATAGCAATCATTGCAGAAAACAAAAGGAAGCTAGCATCTCTTAATATCCCTACTTTGAAGACCGCGGGTCCATCCGAGAAAAGaacaaag AGGACTCATGACACAAGTGTTGTAGCAACCGAAGGTCATAATTTACGTGCAAGGCCACAAAGAAACTATAATGGGAATGAAAATATACAGATCGCTGAAGATCTTGTGATAAATCAATCAGATGGAGactttctatgtgataatgaag ATTTTGAAGACATTCCAAAAAAACGAGCAGGGAAAGGAAGGGGTATTACTAGGCTAGATGACATATTCGCAAGGAAATCTGACATGCCTAAAATAAAAATAACACTAAATGAACATGGTCAGCCTGTTGGAAAAGATTGTAGGAAGTTTTCTAGTGCCATTGGGTGTCTAGTGAGGAAGAAACTATCAGTTGCATGTGCTGATTGGAGGCTGGTTCCTGCTGAAAAGAAGTATGAAGTTTGGACAAGCATTAAG GAAATCTATGACATCGATGCTGCTGCCTTCAATTGGTTCCTTGCTAGTGCCGGGAGAAAATGGAAGGAATTCAAGGCAACCCTAAAGGAGCAATACTTTAATGAGAAACTAACAAATGAGGAGCTGAAGACAAAAGTTGGTGACAGAGTTGATGATGATGCTTGGAATTTTCTCACAGAATATTGGATGTCTCCTAACTTTGAT GCTCGCACGGAAATTGCCAAGGTCAATCGCTCAAAGTTGGAGCAACATCATACATCTGGCAGTAAAAGCTTTGCTTGTTCTGGTCATGAAATG GAAAAGAAACTAGGGCGTCCTCCTCGAAGAGATGAACTTTATATCAAAACACATACAAGAAAAAATGGAGTTCCCTTGGGTCCAGCAGAACCAATAATT AACAAACTTAAAGCAATAGTTGAAGCACGTCCAGAGTTGAAGGAAAGATCAATTCAACAAGGTGATGCCTTTGCTGCCGTTTGTGGAGAAAAGGAACCAAGAGGACGGGTTCGTGTTTTGGGTCTAGGTCCAACTCCTCAAGAAGTTGGTACCCCTGGGTTGAAGTGCTACACACCAACAAGACTTCAAATGGAAGTTTTTGCTCGCAAAAAGCTTGAAAGTGAGAAAGCAGCCTTAGAAAAACGTATAGCGGATATGCAAGAGGAAATGATGGAACGAGAAAGGCAAAATGTTGAAATGGGATCACACAATGATTCAAATTCAAGACTCCATTCGCAG AGCCCAAGAGAGGAGCATATTCACCAGGCGCATGATGCTCAGTTCCAAGAAGATGATGCTTCTCTAGATAACCATTGTGAAGAGGATGAGTACGTGTTTCTCCCCAGGGGTGGTAATATTCGCCCTACAAGCGTGACCACAACTAGGCCAAGAATTGTTTCTGCGACTCGCTTTTCACATGATGCACTT GTTGGGGAAGATGGTGCACAAACATCTGTACCACCCAATGAATGCAACCCGATTCAACCTAAAAGAGCAACCACATCAGTCTGGCCTAGAAATGATGCTGCCACTCGCTTTTCACATGATGTTCGACCAAGAAATGATGCTGCCACTCGCTTTTCACATGATGTTCAGCTAAGAAATGATACTGCCACTCACTTTTCACATGATGCACTA GTTGGGGAAGATGTGATACTCTATGCAATGTTGAGATCTGATCCTGTGGCAAAGGGAACAATTACTTCAACTAATCCAAACACTGTGCTAGGAGGTGAAAATCTTGGAACACAATTTTGTGAAGTAGTTGTGAATGTTGTGCTAAAAAGGGATGCAGATCTGCCTCGCCCTTATGACCATATGGAGACCATGGGTGATGCTTATATGATGCCTGTTGCATGGCCATACAAGAGA atgaaggtcagcaaggcttccaaATCATCCCATGTTGCTACTG GTAATTCTGGGATATGCTAG
- the LOC103649371 gene encoding uncharacterized protein isoform X1 — MVHAGNFYYLAKIANLVSFFSGENMTNARRNINDAPINAYEQQRIAIIAENKRKLASLNIPTLKTAGPSEKRTKRTHDTSVVATEGHNLRARPQRNYNGNENIQIAEDLVINQSDGDFLCDNEADFEDIPKKRAGKGRGITRLDDIFARKSDMPKIKITLNEHGQPVGKDCRKFSSAIGCLVRKKLSVACADWRLVPAEKKYEVWTSIKEIYDIDAAAFNWFLASAGRKWKEFKATLKEQYFNEKLTNEELKTKVGDRVDDDAWNFLTEYWMSPNFDARTEIAKVNRSKLEQHHTSGSKSFACSGHEMEKKLGRPPRRDELYIKTHTRKNGVPLGPAEPIINKLKAIVEARPELKERSIQQGDAFAAVCGEKEPRGRVRVLGLGPTPQEVGTPGLKCYTPTRLQMEVFARKKLESEKAALEKRIADMQEEMMERERQNVEMGSHNDSNSRLHSQSPREEHIHQAHDAQFQEDDASLDNHCEEDEYVFLPRGGNIRPTSVTTTRPRIVSATRFSHDALVGEDGAQTSVPPNECNPIQPKRATTSVWPRNDAATRFSHDVRPRNDAATRFSHDVQLRNDTATHFSHDALVGEDVILYAMLRSDPVAKGTITSTNPNTVLGGENLGTQFCEVVVNVVLKRDADLPRPYDHMETMGDAYMMPVAWPYKRMKVSKASKSSHVATGNSGIC, encoded by the exons ATGGTACATGCTGGAAATTTTTACTACCTTGCAAAGATCGCTAATTTGGTGTCCTTCTTTTCAGGAGAAAATATGACAAATGCAAGAAGAAACATTAATGATGCCCCTATAAATGCGTACGAGCAGCAACGGATAGCAATCATTGCAGAAAACAAAAGGAAGCTAGCATCTCTTAATATCCCTACTTTGAAGACCGCGGGTCCATCCGAGAAAAGaacaaag AGGACTCATGACACAAGTGTTGTAGCAACCGAAGGTCATAATTTACGTGCAAGGCCACAAAGAAACTATAATGGGAATGAAAATATACAGATCGCTGAAGATCTTGTGATAAATCAATCAGATGGAGactttctatgtgataatgaag CAGATTTTGAAGACATTCCAAAAAAACGAGCAGGGAAAGGAAGGGGTATTACTAGGCTAGATGACATATTCGCAAGGAAATCTGACATGCCTAAAATAAAAATAACACTAAATGAACATGGTCAGCCTGTTGGAAAAGATTGTAGGAAGTTTTCTAGTGCCATTGGGTGTCTAGTGAGGAAGAAACTATCAGTTGCATGTGCTGATTGGAGGCTGGTTCCTGCTGAAAAGAAGTATGAAGTTTGGACAAGCATTAAG GAAATCTATGACATCGATGCTGCTGCCTTCAATTGGTTCCTTGCTAGTGCCGGGAGAAAATGGAAGGAATTCAAGGCAACCCTAAAGGAGCAATACTTTAATGAGAAACTAACAAATGAGGAGCTGAAGACAAAAGTTGGTGACAGAGTTGATGATGATGCTTGGAATTTTCTCACAGAATATTGGATGTCTCCTAACTTTGAT GCTCGCACGGAAATTGCCAAGGTCAATCGCTCAAAGTTGGAGCAACATCATACATCTGGCAGTAAAAGCTTTGCTTGTTCTGGTCATGAAATG GAAAAGAAACTAGGGCGTCCTCCTCGAAGAGATGAACTTTATATCAAAACACATACAAGAAAAAATGGAGTTCCCTTGGGTCCAGCAGAACCAATAATT AACAAACTTAAAGCAATAGTTGAAGCACGTCCAGAGTTGAAGGAAAGATCAATTCAACAAGGTGATGCCTTTGCTGCCGTTTGTGGAGAAAAGGAACCAAGAGGACGGGTTCGTGTTTTGGGTCTAGGTCCAACTCCTCAAGAAGTTGGTACCCCTGGGTTGAAGTGCTACACACCAACAAGACTTCAAATGGAAGTTTTTGCTCGCAAAAAGCTTGAAAGTGAGAAAGCAGCCTTAGAAAAACGTATAGCGGATATGCAAGAGGAAATGATGGAACGAGAAAGGCAAAATGTTGAAATGGGATCACACAATGATTCAAATTCAAGACTCCATTCGCAG AGCCCAAGAGAGGAGCATATTCACCAGGCGCATGATGCTCAGTTCCAAGAAGATGATGCTTCTCTAGATAACCATTGTGAAGAGGATGAGTACGTGTTTCTCCCCAGGGGTGGTAATATTCGCCCTACAAGCGTGACCACAACTAGGCCAAGAATTGTTTCTGCGACTCGCTTTTCACATGATGCACTT GTTGGGGAAGATGGTGCACAAACATCTGTACCACCCAATGAATGCAACCCGATTCAACCTAAAAGAGCAACCACATCAGTCTGGCCTAGAAATGATGCTGCCACTCGCTTTTCACATGATGTTCGACCAAGAAATGATGCTGCCACTCGCTTTTCACATGATGTTCAGCTAAGAAATGATACTGCCACTCACTTTTCACATGATGCACTA GTTGGGGAAGATGTGATACTCTATGCAATGTTGAGATCTGATCCTGTGGCAAAGGGAACAATTACTTCAACTAATCCAAACACTGTGCTAGGAGGTGAAAATCTTGGAACACAATTTTGTGAAGTAGTTGTGAATGTTGTGCTAAAAAGGGATGCAGATCTGCCTCGCCCTTATGACCATATGGAGACCATGGGTGATGCTTATATGATGCCTGTTGCATGGCCATACAAGAGA atgaaggtcagcaaggcttccaaATCATCCCATGTTGCTACTG GTAATTCTGGGATATGCTAG
- the LOC109944429 gene encoding GPN-loop GTPase 3-like isoform X2: MASLSAMIQLELPHINILSKMDLISNKKDVEEYLDPNAQVLLSQLNRQMAPWFGKLNKCLAELVDDYSMVNFIPLDLRKESIIQYVLSSIGTCIQYGEDADVKVRDFEEDED; the protein is encoded by the exons ATGGCTTCTCTATCTGCTATGATTCAGCTTGAACTTCCTCATATCAACATCCTTTCAAAGATGGATCTGATCTCCAACAAAAAAGATGTAGAAGA GTACCTGGACCCAAATGCACAGGTTCTTCTTTCACAGCTGAATCGGCAGATGGCACCTTGGTTTGGCAAGTTGAACAAGTGTTTAGCTGAACTG GTTGATGATTACAGCATGGTTAATTTCATTCCACttgatttgagaaaggaaagcat CATACAATATGTGCTATCTTCTATCGGCACCTGTATCCAATATGGGGAAGATGCAGATGTGAAGGTCAGGGACTTCGAAGAAGACGAAGACTAA
- the LOC100282261 gene encoding zinc finger protein 511 produces MQKKPDDAMEEEAAAAPGPEIGFWLAARRRLAPEDPFFAAGDLERELLAKHLALDLSEDDRNQLEKMEVASTCTVFCPIAGCGAHLDCLEEFEDHYVTRHTASCSVCSRVYPTSRLLSIHVSETHDSYFQAKVARGFPMYECLVEGCGMKLKSYKSRQQHLIDKHQFPKSFEFFKKARDSQRQRQKSQRRQTAHKGEETRDNSMDVDGKGARQTNRRYRLKQHDHSEPKENKQQHKEAQEDEMEVEQKIDELTSAVSRLSTADSTPSSVTFGHRRSRGLTFVPRSIRQNKQAALPAGSNK; encoded by the exons ATGCAGAAGAAGCCTGATGACgccatggaggaggaggcggcggcggctcctGGGCCGGAGATAGGGTTCTGGTTGGCAGCACGGCGGCGACTCGCCCCAGAAGACCCCTTCTTCGCTGCCGGGGACCTCGAGCGCGAGCTCCTGGCCAAGCAC CTTGCCCTGGATCTTTCTGAAGATGACCGCAACCAGCTTGAGAAGATGGAAGTAGCCAGCACGTG CACAGTGTTTTGTCCAATTGCTGGTTGTGGTGCTCATCTAGATTGCCTGGAGGAGTTTGAGGACCACTATGTCACtcgacatactgcttcatgctctgTATGCTCGCGAGTTTATCCAACTTCAAGGTTGCTGAGCATCCATGTTTCTGAGACGCACGACTCGTATTTCCAAGCAAAAGTTGCCCGTGGTTTTCCAATG TACGAGTGTTTGGTGGAGGGTTGTGGTATGAAATTGAAGAGTTACAAGAGCCGGCAGCAGCATCTCATCGATAAGCATCAGTTTCCCAAATCATTTGAGTTCTTCAAAAAGGCACGGGACTCCCAGCGTCAGCGGCAGAAGTCCCAGAGGAGGCAGACTGCTCACAAGGGTGAAGAGACAAGGGATAATTCGATGGACGTCGACGGAAAAGGTGCAAGGCAAACAAACCGGAGGTACCGGCTGAAGCAACATGATCATAGCGAACCGAAAGAGAACAAGCAGCAGCATAAGGAGGCCCAGGAGGACGAAATGGAGGTCGAGCAGAAGATTGATGAGCTCACCTCTGCTGTATCGAGGTTGAGCACAGCAGATTCTACGCCCTCAAGCGTCACCTTTGGCCACCGTCGCTCTCGTGGCCTTACGTTTGTTCCCAGGTCAATCAGGCAGAATAAGCAGGCGGCCCTCCCAGCTGGAAGCAACAAATGA